In a genomic window of Ignavibacteria bacterium:
- a CDS encoding N-6 DNA methylase, which yields MLDSETKHRIDTARNILVGKVPDPKSQVEQITVALIYKFMDDMDAEAESLGGKRKFFAGDYSKYGWGNLLSVGLGGHGTLALYSEAIDKIPENPGIPALFRDIFKNAYLPYRDPETLRAFLKVINEFRYDHSERLGDAFEYLLSILGSQGDAGQFRTPRHIIDFLVELVNPQKGDVILDPACGTAGFLISAYKHIQKNNVDKKGNSTLTPDDKGRMVKNFIGYDISPDMVRLSLVNMYLHGFVEPHIYEYDTLTSLDRWNEQSDVILANPPFMSPKGGIIPHNRFSVQSKRSEVLFVDYIAEHLSNKGRAGIIVPEGIIFQSQTAYKQLRKMLVDDYLIAVVSLPAGVFNPYSGVKTSILVLDKALAKKSDSIAFFKVENDGYGLGAQRKPIDKNDLPATLQAFTAFRQSIEDVTQDHLTSAPSTAQIVTKEKISANGDYNLSGERYREGVATLSSWPFVKAGDVFQKGVDTVNPATLTGPVNYIGLEHISQGTGKIVGSTITNNPLEIKSLKNVFKAGNILYGKLRPNLNKVWLSDSDGICSTDILVVEVDESVASPLLYSYVLRTPRFNDKVMGQLKGAQLPRIGWSSFADIEIPLPPLDIQHQLVAEIESYQKVIDGARAVVENYEPRIDVKPEWEMVGLGDIVRLSSGRGLTQVEMIPGEYPVYGGNGMNGTHHEYFLENPNVAIGRVGAYCGVVHVTPSKSWVSDNALYISELKREINLRYLAQLLCQLNLNQFAKVGGQPSISQTTVYERTISVAPIEIQQSIVSEIEAEQSLVNANKELIERMEKKIEGVLKRVWGEQTT from the coding sequence ATGCTCGATTCGGAAACAAAACATCGGATAGATACTGCTCGCAACATTCTTGTTGGCAAAGTCCCCGATCCAAAGAGTCAGGTTGAACAGATCACAGTTGCGCTGATCTACAAGTTCATGGACGACATGGATGCCGAGGCTGAGAGCCTTGGTGGTAAGCGTAAGTTCTTTGCCGGAGACTACAGCAAATACGGATGGGGGAATCTCCTGAGTGTCGGACTTGGGGGACACGGCACGCTTGCGCTCTATTCCGAAGCCATCGACAAGATTCCGGAGAACCCCGGGATACCTGCGCTCTTCCGCGACATCTTCAAGAACGCCTACCTTCCGTATCGTGACCCTGAAACACTGCGAGCATTTCTCAAGGTGATCAATGAGTTTCGCTACGACCATAGTGAACGACTCGGTGATGCCTTTGAGTACCTACTCTCCATTCTCGGTTCACAAGGCGATGCCGGTCAGTTCCGCACGCCACGTCACATCATCGATTTCTTGGTCGAGCTTGTTAACCCACAAAAAGGCGACGTGATCCTCGACCCCGCATGCGGGACAGCCGGGTTCCTCATCTCTGCCTACAAGCACATCCAGAAGAACAACGTCGATAAGAAAGGGAACAGCACCCTTACGCCAGATGATAAGGGGCGTATGGTGAAGAACTTCATCGGCTATGACATCTCGCCTGATATGGTGCGGTTGTCCTTGGTGAACATGTATCTGCACGGATTTGTAGAGCCCCATATCTACGAGTACGATACCCTTACAAGTCTCGACAGATGGAACGAGCAGTCCGATGTGATCTTGGCCAATCCACCGTTCATGTCGCCAAAGGGTGGCATCATTCCGCACAACCGTTTCTCCGTCCAATCCAAACGCAGCGAAGTCTTGTTTGTAGACTACATCGCCGAACACCTCTCAAACAAAGGTCGGGCCGGGATCATCGTCCCCGAGGGCATCATCTTCCAGAGTCAGACCGCCTACAAACAGCTCCGCAAGATGCTCGTAGACGACTACCTCATTGCCGTTGTCTCCCTCCCAGCCGGTGTCTTCAATCCCTATTCCGGCGTCAAGACCTCCATCCTTGTCCTCGATAAAGCCCTCGCCAAAAAATCCGATTCCATCGCCTTCTTCAAAGTAGAGAACGACGGCTACGGCCTCGGCGCACAACGCAAACCCATCGACAAGAACGATCTCCCCGCAACCCTTCAAGCCTTCACCGCCTTCCGTCAGTCAATAGAAGACGTCACACAAGACCACCTCACCAGTGCCCCCTCCACCGCACAGATTGTCACAAAGGAAAAGATCTCCGCCAACGGCGACTACAACCTCAGTGGCGAACGATACCGGGAGGGAGTTGCCACTTTATCCTCGTGGCCTTTTGTGAAGGCTGGAGATGTGTTTCAAAAAGGGGTTGATACTGTTAACCCCGCTACACTTACAGGTCCGGTTAACTACATTGGACTTGAACACATTTCTCAGGGTACTGGAAAGATTGTTGGAAGTACCATCACAAACAATCCTTTGGAGATAAAGAGCCTGAAGAACGTGTTCAAGGCCGGCAACATCCTGTATGGTAAACTTAGGCCAAACTTGAACAAAGTGTGGCTGTCTGATAGTGATGGTATCTGTTCGACCGATATTCTAGTCGTTGAAGTCGATGAGAGTGTGGCCAGTCCGTTACTCTATTCATATGTACTTCGCACTCCCAGGTTCAATGACAAGGTAATGGGGCAGCTGAAGGGCGCTCAGTTACCGCGCATTGGCTGGTCATCGTTTGCAGATATCGAAATCCCCCTCCCCCCACTTGACATCCAACACCAACTCGTCGCCGAAATCGAATCCTACCAAAAAGTCATCGACGGTGCACGGGCCGTTGTAGAGAACTACGAGCCGAGGATCGATGTGAAGCCGGAATGGGAGATGGTGGGGCTGGGGGATATTGTGAGACTTTCGAGTGGACGAGGGCTAACTCAAGTAGAAATGATACCTGGTGAGTATCCCGTATACGGTGGGAATGGCATGAATGGTACACATCACGAGTACTTTCTTGAAAATCCCAATGTAGCAATAGGTAGAGTTGGCGCATACTGCGGAGTAGTACACGTTACACCGAGCAAGTCGTGGGTCTCAGACAACGCGCTGTACATCTCAGAACTCAAGCGCGAAATCAACTTGAGATATCTCGCTCAACTTTTATGTCAGCTAAACCTAAACCAGTTTGCCAAAGTCGGGGGCCAACCCTCGATATCCCAGACAACCGTGTATGAACGAACGATATCAGTGGCTCCAATCGAGATACAACAGTCAATCGTCTCTGAGATTGAGGCAGAGCAGTCCCTTGTCAATGCAAACAAAGAATTGATCGAGCGAATGGAGAAGAAGATTGAAGGAGTGTTGAAAAGGGTGTGGGGGGAGCAAACAACTTGA
- a CDS encoding DEAD/DEAH box helicase family protein, producing MSEATARIKINKLLEEAGWRFFAEGDRPANIRLEPGVTISRTDLDEMGENFERAARGYVDFLLLDERNFPLVVLEAKKEDLSPLVGKEQARAYALSQKCRFVILSNGDVHYFWDLEHGNPELITSFPTPKSVMGKGATQPNPERLVAEPVEADYVVLTQRPTYASEAAWKNADERDGFVAANKLRFLRPYQLKAVQAIQTAVQDGRDRFLFEMATGTGKTLTSASIIKLFLRTGNAHRVLFLVDRLELENQAKTDISAVLRNDYRTVVYKENRADWQNAEIVVTTVQSLLFDNKYQKLFSPTDFDLVISDEAHRSIGGNARAVFDYFVGNKLGLTATPRDYLKKFNPDDDTTQDPRESERRLLLDTYRTFGCESGQPTFRYSMLEGVKDGYLISPTVVDVRSEITTALLSTEGFVVNVADDTGENEQESFKQREFEKRFFSESTNQLFCKTFLENALVDPISKEIGKSIIFAVSQLHATKLTQILNQMADIMFPGKYNSDFAVQVTSQIADAQQYTLNFKYNTLLGSENFLQSYKTSKARVCVTVGMMTTGYDCSDILNLGLFRPIFSPTDFIQIKGRGTRKHDFTELLFDAGLKKSVGTVTKTTFKLFDFFANCEYFEEDFSYGEVLELPKPGGKKYDTPDEPPSSTDRYKHLGSDILMSLNERKIGYEGMRIDRELFGTFESEIRADQTIVDALRSEQWDLIIDYVNKKFLDGENPRYTLERLRLAADVDRRLTVREIIEKSFGLITDFKMRDELLEEEFAKFLVDYKPDDTDAIPALKTYFKAYVTSDVVRDIIQKKEFADLATNPVFKTSDYKAVPEKYRTIIPQYVRDYVPISNFAP from the coding sequence ATGTCAGAAGCCACAGCCCGCATAAAGATCAATAAGCTCCTCGAAGAGGCCGGATGGCGGTTCTTCGCGGAAGGGGACCGTCCGGCGAATATCCGTTTGGAACCGGGGGTGACGATCAGCCGCACGGATCTGGATGAAATGGGGGAGAACTTTGAGCGTGCGGCACGTGGGTACGTCGACTTCCTCCTGCTTGATGAACGGAACTTCCCACTGGTGGTGCTGGAAGCCAAAAAGGAAGACCTGAGCCCCCTTGTAGGGAAGGAACAGGCACGGGCGTATGCGCTGTCGCAGAAGTGTCGGTTTGTGATCCTGTCCAACGGTGACGTGCACTATTTCTGGGATCTGGAACATGGCAATCCGGAACTGATCACATCGTTCCCCACACCAAAATCGGTCATGGGGAAGGGGGCTACACAGCCCAATCCTGAGCGTTTGGTGGCGGAACCGGTGGAGGCTGACTACGTGGTGCTGACGCAACGCCCCACATATGCGTCGGAGGCTGCATGGAAGAACGCGGACGAACGTGATGGGTTTGTGGCAGCGAACAAACTCAGGTTCCTCCGACCGTACCAGTTGAAAGCGGTGCAGGCGATACAAACGGCAGTGCAGGACGGACGTGATAGGTTCCTGTTCGAAATGGCTACGGGAACGGGGAAGACCCTTACCTCGGCGTCGATCATCAAGCTGTTTCTGCGGACAGGGAATGCTCACCGTGTGCTGTTTCTGGTTGACAGACTGGAACTGGAAAACCAAGCAAAGACGGACATCAGTGCCGTTCTCCGCAATGACTACCGAACGGTTGTTTACAAGGAGAACCGTGCTGATTGGCAGAATGCCGAGATCGTGGTCACAACGGTTCAGTCGCTATTGTTCGATAACAAGTACCAAAAGCTGTTCTCCCCAACGGACTTCGACCTTGTGATCTCCGATGAAGCTCACCGTTCCATTGGCGGAAATGCACGCGCAGTGTTCGATTACTTCGTGGGGAATAAACTTGGTCTTACAGCAACACCACGCGACTACCTAAAGAAGTTCAACCCTGACGATGACACAACGCAGGATCCGCGCGAATCTGAACGACGTCTCTTGTTGGATACGTATCGTACGTTCGGGTGTGAGAGCGGACAACCTACGTTCCGCTACTCCATGCTCGAAGGCGTCAAGGACGGATACCTCATCAGTCCAACCGTTGTAGATGTGCGCTCCGAGATCACTACAGCCCTGCTCTCTACAGAGGGGTTTGTTGTTAACGTAGCCGATGACACGGGAGAGAACGAACAAGAGTCCTTCAAGCAACGCGAGTTTGAGAAGAGGTTCTTCTCGGAGTCAACCAATCAGTTGTTCTGCAAGACCTTCCTTGAGAACGCTCTTGTGGATCCGATCAGCAAGGAGATAGGGAAGTCTATCATCTTTGCGGTGAGTCAGCTCCATGCAACGAAGTTGACGCAGATCCTGAACCAGATGGCAGATATCATGTTCCCGGGCAAGTACAACAGCGACTTCGCCGTACAGGTCACGTCGCAAATAGCCGATGCCCAACAATACACGCTCAACTTCAAATACAACACGCTTCTTGGCTCTGAGAACTTCCTGCAATCATACAAGACCAGCAAGGCACGTGTCTGCGTAACGGTTGGGATGATGACAACGGGCTATGACTGTTCTGATATCCTCAACCTCGGACTGTTCCGCCCCATCTTCTCTCCCACGGATTTCATTCAGATAAAGGGGCGAGGCACTCGCAAACACGACTTCACGGAATTGCTGTTTGATGCAGGGCTGAAGAAGAGCGTGGGCACGGTTACCAAGACCACGTTCAAACTGTTCGACTTCTTTGCCAACTGCGAATACTTCGAAGAGGACTTCTCCTATGGTGAGGTGCTCGAACTTCCCAAGCCTGGGGGGAAGAAGTATGACACGCCTGATGAGCCCCCTTCCAGCACTGATAGATACAAACACTTAGGTAGCGACATTCTTATGTCGCTCAATGAGCGGAAGATCGGTTATGAAGGCATGCGCATCGACCGCGAACTCTTTGGAACGTTTGAGTCGGAAATCCGTGCAGACCAGACGATCGTGGATGCCCTGCGTAGTGAACAGTGGGACTTGATCATCGACTACGTTAACAAGAAGTTTCTCGATGGAGAGAATCCACGTTATACGTTGGAACGTTTGCGCCTTGCTGCCGATGTGGACCGTCGGCTTACGGTACGTGAGATCATCGAGAAGAGTTTTGGTCTGATCACGGATTTCAAGATGCGTGATGAGTTGCTGGAGGAGGAGTTTGCCAAATTCCTCGTGGATTACAAACCGGATGATACAGATGCCATCCCTGCACTCAAGACCTACTTCAAGGCTTACGTGACAAGTGATGTTGTCCGTGACATCATTCAGAAGAAGGAGTTCGCGGATCTTGCAACGAACCCCGTTTTCAAGACCAGCGATTACAAGGCCGTTCCCGAGAAGTACCGGACCATTATTCCGCAATATGTGCGGGACTACGTGCCTATTAGCAACTTCGCCCCCTAA
- a CDS encoding site-specific integrase, which yields MAQTRLYLKKGINRDGRSAVILSVFVNNARMRLGTGVTVRPEDWNELKQDIKRSDPNYSALNAMLKARTIEVETAVLNGIAIHGEAFSLRILTEELSRRRVDRNPNDSVEKAFSFWDFYAQFIASKKNELEPRTIAKYNTLKVILKEVEKGKDALKFEDIDHTFYDRFRNHMIKKRKLTNNTIGKYVSTFKTFLSWAVDRGAPVHPAYRKFKVDEEDVEVVALTWDELQLLEKVDLSANPRLDRVRDLFLLECYTGARFGDIQTMHYDDIRDGVWCLRQQKTKTEVRIHISKRADAIITKYRSIGSPLPSISSQKFNGYIKELGKVAKLDSPFRQVRRSGKTASEKRGPKWEFLSSHVARKTFVSISLERGMRHEVVMSFTGHRSFKTMKKYIALTEKGRKEDVERVWG from the coding sequence ATGGCACAGACCCGTCTATACCTCAAAAAGGGCATCAATCGTGATGGCCGTTCGGCAGTGATCCTGAGCGTATTCGTTAACAATGCCCGAATGAGGTTGGGTACTGGTGTGACGGTTAGACCGGAAGACTGGAATGAGTTGAAACAGGATATCAAACGGTCGGACCCCAACTATTCCGCGCTGAACGCCATGCTCAAGGCGCGGACAATAGAGGTCGAAACGGCTGTCTTGAATGGGATTGCTATTCACGGGGAGGCGTTCTCACTAAGGATCCTAACCGAGGAGCTGTCGCGCCGTCGGGTGGATCGTAACCCAAACGACTCGGTTGAAAAGGCATTCTCATTCTGGGACTTCTATGCCCAGTTCATAGCATCTAAGAAGAACGAACTGGAGCCCCGGACCATCGCGAAGTACAACACTCTGAAGGTGATCCTGAAGGAGGTGGAGAAGGGCAAGGACGCACTGAAGTTTGAGGACATCGATCATACCTTCTATGATCGATTCCGGAACCACATGATCAAGAAGCGGAAGCTGACCAACAACACCATTGGCAAGTACGTGAGCACCTTCAAGACGTTTTTGTCGTGGGCAGTGGATAGGGGAGCCCCCGTTCACCCCGCCTACCGCAAGTTCAAGGTCGATGAGGAAGATGTCGAGGTAGTGGCCCTCACATGGGACGAACTCCAGCTCCTTGAGAAAGTCGATCTCTCTGCCAACCCACGTTTAGACCGTGTGCGCGATCTCTTCCTTCTTGAGTGCTACACCGGAGCACGTTTCGGTGACATCCAAACCATGCACTACGATGACATTCGCGATGGCGTATGGTGTCTGCGTCAACAAAAGACCAAGACCGAGGTTCGCATTCACATCTCCAAGCGTGCCGATGCCATCATCACCAAGTACCGAAGCATTGGCAGTCCACTTCCGTCCATAAGTTCCCAGAAGTTCAACGGTTACATAAAAGAACTCGGTAAGGTCGCCAAGTTAGATAGTCCCTTCCGACAAGTACGACGAAGTGGTAAGACCGCATCCGAGAAGCGCGGTCCAAAGTGGGAGTTCTTGTCAAGTCACGTAGCGAGAAAGACGTTTGTGTCCATCTCACTTGAAAGGGGCATGCGCCACGAAGTCGTCATGAGCTTCACAGGACACAGAAGCTTCAAAACGATGAAGAAGTATATTGCGCTCACCGAGAAGGGGCGTAAGGAAGATGTTGAGAGGGTGTGGGGGTAA
- a CDS encoding choice-of-anchor D domain-containing protein: MKLLITSLLCLACLDQASAQSITLFDVDASSFPTIKAKFYAFDAAGNQQQPSAGELSLTENGKPRTIASVICPPLQPPEAISVVLVIDVSGSMGSGRGSVPNIELAKSAARAFVSGLPLGESECAITSFDGSNYLNQDFTTDRDKLLNAISQLKPNGGTDYDAALINPMAGGLIVGKRGIHQKVIVFLTDGQGGGTESAIVAEANGQNCIVYCVTLGMPAPDILENIASRTGGQTYENVTTVEGAVDVYNRILQVAQGSSPCDITWTSGVSCIVGNTTIELSWQGQRSQTGYAPPSNAIASLKVAPTYVAFGKRLPATQNDTTLTLTAQNADFTVTGITRTFGSADITVVNTTFPLTIPQNTSRTITLRLVPSDSSHKYASFEIATDKCPGYFSANSGFPGKKATASTLKLTQPNGGEIYVVGSDTLISWTGIAPSDTVKLEYSVNNGITWKVITVKATGLNFTWKNVPRPPSAQCLVRVSQGGNTAATADTTGAILTLTGHTDQVIGVAFSPDGSRIATAGFDITAKIWDANTGGLIRTLIGHTTHVHGIAYSPDGSRIATSSFDQTAKIWDANSGASIRTLTGHTSYVLGAAFSPDGSTIATGSMDQTAKVWDANAGVLLRTLTGHTGGVRGVAFSPDGSRVATASDDNTAKIWGANTGVLIRTLTGHTSNLAGVAFSPDGSTIATASHDQTAKIWDANTGVLIRTLTGHTWYVFGVAFSPDGNRIATASRDSTAKIWDANTGALIRTLTGHSNSLTSVAFSPDERSIVTGSWDRTAKIWDIGQATSQSDVSDAVFSIVAPSPASEDVDMRQCLVGSDRDSLVSTFASNVGTFQYRVDSIAIVGSDASQFSLVSGIPPFTVPTSSSRAVEFRFSPTSIGTKTAQLIIFTQSDTLRQTIRGEGIAPSLAVISDVIDFGKLVVGGVKDTLRAITIKNIGSAPLSITATRHAGPNDFDFSTLAGGGSFTLAQGDTAKLDLRFLPSDLGRTSGRLLFEYNGVGSPATVQLFGEGTINSLDTARTTVVAQDIIAQAGERVNLTLSLQKQTGLQATGAPTKWFARIRYNSSILFVEQNGSECSGSADSCMLELSGTYNPASNELISVPCLATLGNTDNSSIIIDEFRWTNSGIVAETLTQDGRIRINGICDDGGARLYISAKNSTSLTTRPNPTQNTMEIHYGLREPLTITLELLNMMGQVVQTFVSNKAEAAGGYVHTTDVSAIGNGAYQLRMVTNKETLTTRVDVVR; the protein is encoded by the coding sequence ATGAAACTCCTCATCACATCGCTTCTATGTCTTGCGTGTTTGGATCAGGCAAGTGCTCAATCGATCACACTCTTCGATGTTGACGCTTCAAGTTTCCCGACGATAAAGGCAAAGTTCTATGCTTTTGATGCAGCGGGCAACCAACAACAACCAAGTGCTGGTGAGCTTTCATTGACAGAGAATGGCAAACCACGAACAATAGCGAGCGTGATATGTCCACCCTTGCAACCACCGGAAGCAATATCAGTGGTTCTGGTGATTGACGTGAGCGGGTCGATGGGATCGGGCCGAGGCTCAGTGCCAAACATTGAACTAGCGAAGTCTGCAGCCAGGGCGTTCGTCAGTGGTTTGCCCCTTGGCGAAAGCGAATGTGCAATCACAAGTTTTGACGGCTCAAATTATCTAAATCAAGATTTCACTACCGATAGGGACAAGCTTTTAAACGCGATATCGCAGCTGAAACCGAATGGTGGAACAGACTACGATGCCGCGCTCATCAATCCAATGGCTGGTGGTTTGATCGTAGGCAAGCGAGGCATTCATCAAAAGGTAATTGTGTTCCTTACTGATGGACAAGGAGGCGGAACAGAAAGCGCGATCGTTGCAGAAGCAAACGGCCAAAACTGCATTGTGTATTGCGTCACGTTAGGTATGCCTGCTCCCGACATTCTCGAGAACATTGCTAGCCGCACGGGTGGGCAGACCTACGAGAACGTAACAACGGTAGAGGGAGCAGTGGATGTGTACAATAGAATTCTCCAAGTTGCTCAGGGAAGCTCACCGTGTGACATTACCTGGACTAGCGGCGTTTCTTGTATCGTTGGCAATACAACCATCGAGTTATCATGGCAAGGTCAGAGATCACAAACAGGCTACGCGCCGCCGTCCAATGCAATCGCTTCATTAAAGGTAGCACCTACCTACGTTGCCTTCGGCAAGCGACTTCCTGCTACTCAAAACGATACAACGCTCACGCTCACCGCTCAAAATGCAGACTTCACCGTAACGGGTATAACACGAACGTTTGGCTCTGCTGATATTACTGTAGTCAATACTACTTTCCCGCTTACCATTCCGCAGAACACCAGCCGAACAATTACGCTCCGTTTAGTGCCGAGTGACTCAAGTCATAAGTATGCAAGTTTCGAAATCGCAACTGACAAATGCCCCGGCTACTTTAGTGCAAACAGCGGCTTCCCGGGGAAGAAAGCAACGGCTTCCACGCTAAAGCTTACGCAGCCGAACGGCGGCGAGATCTATGTAGTGGGAAGTGACACTTTGATATCATGGACGGGAATTGCTCCAAGTGATACGGTGAAGCTGGAGTACAGCGTAAATAACGGCATCACATGGAAAGTAATCACGGTTAAGGCCACAGGGCTGAACTTTACATGGAAGAATGTACCAAGGCCGCCAAGCGCTCAGTGCTTAGTCAGGGTAAGCCAAGGTGGGAACACCGCTGCCACTGCCGATACTACCGGCGCTATCCTCACACTAACAGGACATACAGACCAAGTTATAGGCGTTGCCTTTAGCCCGGACGGGAGTAGAATTGCTACAGCAGGCTTTGATATCACTGCTAAGATTTGGGACGCAAATACAGGCGGCCTCATTCGGACACTGATTGGGCACACTACACATGTTCATGGTATTGCCTACAGCCCCGATGGGAGCAGAATCGCTACGTCAAGCTTTGACCAAACAGCAAAGATATGGGACGCAAATTCGGGCGCGTCCATTCGCACACTAACAGGACATACTTCCTATGTTTTAGGCGCTGCTTTTAGCCCGGACGGGAGCACAATTGCTACGGGAAGCATGGACCAAACCGCAAAGGTCTGGGACGCTAATGCCGGCGTGCTCCTTCGCACACTAACAGGACATACTGGCGGTGTTCGTGGCGTTGCCTTTAGCCCTGACGGGAGCAGAGTTGCTACAGCAAGCGATGACAACACCGCCAAAATATGGGGCGCAAATACCGGCGTGCTCATTCGTACACTGACAGGACATACTTCCAATCTTGCTGGCGTTGCCTTTAGCCCTGATGGGAGCACAATTGCTACGGCAAGCCATGACCAAACAGCAAAGATTTGGGACGCTAATACCGGCGTGCTCATTCGCACACTAACAGGACATACTTGGTATGTTTTTGGCGTTGCTTTTAGTCCTGACGGTAATAGGATTGCTACCGCAAGCCGGGACAGCACCGCCAAGATATGGGACGCTAACACTGGGGCCCTTATTCGTACTCTTACGGGCCATTCAAATAGTCTTACAAGTGTTGCTTTTAGTCCTGACGAAAGATCAATTGTAACTGGAAGCTGGGATCGTACGGCAAAAATATGGGACATAGGTCAAGCAACTTCGCAGTCGGACGTTTCCGATGCTGTCTTCTCCATCGTCGCACCTTCTCCTGCAAGCGAAGATGTAGATATGCGTCAATGCCTAGTTGGCAGTGATCGAGATTCTTTGGTCTCTACCTTTGCAAGCAACGTTGGCACCTTTCAATATCGCGTCGATTCTATTGCGATCGTAGGGTCTGATGCCTCTCAGTTCTCACTCGTGTCGGGCATTCCACCTTTCACTGTGCCAACGAGCAGCTCACGAGCCGTAGAGTTCCGGTTCTCACCTACTTCAATTGGGACAAAAACCGCACAACTGATCATCTTCACTCAATCCGATACGCTGCGACAAACGATTCGCGGAGAAGGAATTGCGCCATCGCTTGCTGTAATTAGTGACGTGATAGACTTCGGTAAACTTGTGGTTGGAGGGGTGAAGGATACTCTTCGCGCAATCACAATTAAAAACATTGGCAGTGCACCGCTGAGCATTACCGCAACTCGCCATGCTGGACCAAACGACTTCGACTTCTCAACTCTTGCTGGTGGTGGAAGCTTCACTCTTGCCCAAGGTGATACGGCTAAATTGGATCTGCGGTTTCTACCATCAGATTTAGGTAGAACCAGCGGACGATTGTTGTTCGAGTACAATGGTGTAGGGAGTCCTGCCACGGTGCAACTCTTTGGCGAGGGAACGATCAACAGCTTGGATACAGCTCGTACCACTGTTGTTGCCCAGGATATCATAGCCCAGGCAGGTGAGAGAGTGAACCTCACATTATCACTCCAGAAACAAACTGGCTTGCAGGCCACAGGCGCACCAACGAAGTGGTTCGCCCGCATCCGCTACAATTCATCAATACTCTTCGTTGAACAAAACGGCAGTGAATGCTCCGGTTCAGCCGATAGCTGCATGCTCGAGCTCTCAGGGACGTACAATCCGGCGAGTAACGAATTGATTTCTGTTCCATGTCTTGCGACGCTTGGCAATACCGACAACTCATCGATCATCATCGACGAGTTCCGATGGACAAACAGCGGAATTGTCGCCGAGACGTTGACTCAAGACGGCAGAATACGAATCAATGGGATCTGCGACGATGGCGGCGCGCGATTGTATATCTCAGCAAAGAACTCTACGTCGCTTACCACCCGCCCCAACCCAACACAAAACACAATGGAGATCCATTATGGTCTCCGTGAGCCGCTGACCATCACTCTCGAACTGTTGAATATGATGGGTCAGGTAGTACAGACCTTTGTGAGCAACAAGGCCGAAGCCGCAGGCGGCTATGTCCACACAACAGACGTCAGCGCCATTGGTAACGGGGCGTATCAATTGCGAATGGTGACCAACAAAGAGACTCTCACAACTCGTGTAGATGTAGTCAGATAA